From Salmo salar chromosome ssa04, Ssal_v3.1, whole genome shotgun sequence, one genomic window encodes:
- the LOC106602689 gene encoding transmembrane protein 134 isoform X1, protein MATQFSIDDAFVLEGEDEGVSDGEKEGWKGREKDREGGEMTFGTLSFAKPQAHPASTVVGSPDHSSSLKYQNLENEDVLGSSGNSSFNNLFKISDPATLSYCSSQWSFSTLSSVTQLSAQCCGWTSHPLVKKNRRVVLASFLLLVTGVALIFTGVVIQLNPDAGVSSAIFFVPGFLLFIPGVYHVIYISCAVRGRRGFKFFYLPYFEK, encoded by the exons ATGGCAACGCAGTTCAGCATCGATGATGCGTTTGTGCTGGAGGGAGAGGACGAAGGGGTGTCCgatggagagaaggaaggatggaagggccgagagaaagacagagagggtggGGAGATGACGTTCGGTACCCTGTCCTTTGCCAAACCCCAGGCTCACCCGGCCTCCACTGTGGTTGGCTCCCCCGACCACAGCAGCAGTCTGAAGTACCAG AATCTGGAAAATGAAGACGTCTTAGGCAGCAGTGGCAATTCCTCTTTCAATAACTTATTCAAAATCAG tGATCCTGCTACTCTGTCTTACTGCAGCTCCCAGTGGTCGTTCAGCACCTTGAGTTCTGTCACCCAGCTCTCTGCACAGTGCTGCGG ATGGACGTCTCACCCTCTGGTGAAGAAGAACAGAAGAGTGGTCCTCGCTTCATTCCTTCTCCTCGTCACTGGAGTCG CTCTCATTTTCACTGGTGTCGTAATACAATTGAATCCGGATGCAG GTGTCTCAAGTGCCATTTTCTTCGTCCCTGGATTTCTTCTCTTCATTCCTGGGG tGTACCATGTGATTTACATCAGCTGTGCAGTTAGGGGAAGAAGAGGCTTCAAGTTCTTCTACTTGCCCTATTTTGAAAAATGA
- the aip gene encoding aryl hydrocarbon receptor interacting protein — MEELATKLLAEGIQKKVVSPGKGDLSTFPDGTKVIFHYRSSLCDGTVLDDSRTMGGRSKPMELILGKKFKLAVWERVIATMREGEVADFTCDVKHTALYPLVSQSLRNISAGKDPLEGQRHCCGIAQIHSHHSLGHCDLDKLQANPQPLVFTLELMEVLTPGSFRLDIWAMTDDEKLEVVPQIHVEGNALYKKGDVKEAAEKYHNAIACLKNLQMKERPGDEGWIKLDLMITPLMLNYCQCQLIQGQYYEVLDHCSSILSKYEDNVKAYFKRAKAHAAVWNETEARADFAKVVELDPSLGSSVAKELRAMEERIRSKEKEEKGRYKSLFSYDSNAPATATTG, encoded by the exons ATGGAGGAACTGGCTACCAAGCTACTCGCAGAAGGCATTCAGAAGAAAGTGGTCAGTCCTGGTAAAGGAGATCTGTCAACGTTTCCTGATGGGACCAAG GTGATATTCCACTACCGCTCCAGCCTGTGTGATGGCACGGTGCTGGATGACTCCAGGACCATGGGGGGCCGGAGCAAGCCCATGGAACTCATCTTGGGGAAGAAGTTCAAGCTGGCCGTGTGGGAGCGAGTCATTGCCaccatgagggagggagaggtggcagATTTCACATGTGACGTCAAG CACACAGCCCTATACCCGCTGGTGTCCCAGTCCCTGAGGAACATCAGTGCAGGGAAGGACCCCCTGGAGGGCCAGAGACACTGCTGTGGCATTGCTCAGATCCACTCACACCACTCCCTGGGCCACTGTGACCTCGACAAGCTCCAGGCCAACCCTCAGCCCCTGGTCTTCACCCTGGAGCTCATGGAG GTTTTGACGCCCGGCTCGTTCAGACTGGACATCTGGGCGATGACGGACGACGAGAAGCTGGAGGTGGTGCCTCAGATCCACGTGGAGGGTAACGCCCTGTACAAGAAGGGTGACGTGAAGGAGGCGGCCGAGAAATACCACAACGCCATCGCCTGTCTGAAGAACCTGCAGATGAAG GAGCGTCCGGGCGATGAGGGGTGGATCAAGCTGGACCTCATGATCACGCCCCTGATGCTGAACTACTGCCAGTGTCAGCTGATCCAGGGTCAGTACTACGAGGTGCTGGACCACtgctcctccatcctctccaaaTACGAGG ACAACGTGAAGGCCTACTTCAAGCGGGCCAAGGCCCACGCGGCGGTGTGGAACGAGACGGAGGCGCGGGCCGACTTTGCCAAGGTGGTGGAGCTGGACCCGTCGCTGGGGTCCTCGGTGGCTAAGGAGCTGAGggccatggaggagaggatccgctccaaggagaaggaggagaagggccGCTACAAGAGTCTGTTCAGCTACGACAGCAACGCCCCGGCCACCGCTACCACG
- the LOC106602689 gene encoding transmembrane protein 134 isoform X2: MATQFSIDDAFVLEGEDEGVSDGEKEGWKGREKDREGGEMTFGTLSFAKPQAHPASTVVGSPDHSSSLKYQNLENEDVLGSSGNSSFNNLFKISSQWSFSTLSSVTQLSAQCCGWTSHPLVKKNRRVVLASFLLLVTGVALIFTGVVIQLNPDAGVSSAIFFVPGFLLFIPGVYHVIYISCAVRGRRGFKFFYLPYFEK; the protein is encoded by the exons ATGGCAACGCAGTTCAGCATCGATGATGCGTTTGTGCTGGAGGGAGAGGACGAAGGGGTGTCCgatggagagaaggaaggatggaagggccgagagaaagacagagagggtggGGAGATGACGTTCGGTACCCTGTCCTTTGCCAAACCCCAGGCTCACCCGGCCTCCACTGTGGTTGGCTCCCCCGACCACAGCAGCAGTCTGAAGTACCAG AATCTGGAAAATGAAGACGTCTTAGGCAGCAGTGGCAATTCCTCTTTCAATAACTTATTCAAAATCAG CTCCCAGTGGTCGTTCAGCACCTTGAGTTCTGTCACCCAGCTCTCTGCACAGTGCTGCGG ATGGACGTCTCACCCTCTGGTGAAGAAGAACAGAAGAGTGGTCCTCGCTTCATTCCTTCTCCTCGTCACTGGAGTCG CTCTCATTTTCACTGGTGTCGTAATACAATTGAATCCGGATGCAG GTGTCTCAAGTGCCATTTTCTTCGTCCCTGGATTTCTTCTCTTCATTCCTGGGG tGTACCATGTGATTTACATCAGCTGTGCAGTTAGGGGAAGAAGAGGCTTCAAGTTCTTCTACTTGCCCTATTTTGAAAAATGA